The following coding sequences lie in one Arachis stenosperma cultivar V10309 chromosome 5, arast.V10309.gnm1.PFL2, whole genome shotgun sequence genomic window:
- the LOC130979361 gene encoding kunitz-type trypsin inhibitor-like 2 protein, whose translation MKSALVPLFLFFAFPLAFAQQVLDSNGNPIFPGREYYILPAIFGPPGGGVKLATTGNSKCPVTVLQDYSEVVNGISVKFTIPGVSTLEIYEGTPLEIEFTKKPKCADSSKWIIFVDNEIAKACVGIGGPEDHPGQQTFPGTFSIKKYKFGYKLVFCVAGSPTCLDIGRFDNGEGGRRLNLTEGEAFDIVFVESSSYNNVIRSVV comes from the coding sequence ATGAAGTCAGCCCTAGttcctctctttctcttctttgcttttcccTTGGCCTTTGCTCAACAAGTTCTGGACTCAAATGGCAACCCCATTTTCCCCGGTCGCGAGTACTACATTTTGCCGGCCATATTCGGCCCACCGGGGGGCGGAGTAAAGCTCGCCACAACCGGAAACTCAAAGTGTCCGGTTACTGTGCTTCAAGATTATTCTGAGGTTGTCAACGGCATCTCTGTGAAATTCACTATTCCAGGAGTAAGTACCCTCGAAATCTACGAGGGTACTCCACTGGAAATAGAGTTCACAAAGAAGCCAAAATGCGCGGACTCTTCGAAGTGGATTATCTTTGTTGACAATGAAATCGCGAAAGCTTGCGTAGGCATTGGTGGTCCTGAGGACCACCCTGGCCAGCAAACTTTCCCGGGCACATTCAGCATTAAGAAATACAAATTCGGATACAAGCTTGTGTTCTGTGTTGCGGGTTCACCAACTTGTTTGGATATTGGAAGGTTTGATAATGGTGAAGGGGGAAGGCGTTTGAATCTCACTGAGGGTGAGGCCTTTGACATTGTGTTCGTAGAGTCTAGTTCTTACAATAATGTAATTAGATCCGTAGTTTAA
- the LOC130981107 gene encoding putative F-box protein At3g16210, which produces MANHSNQIFNDLALEILAKLPVKSLKRFNCVQKFWLNLLENPDFKSMYYENLKSKSAHSSPLLLWRECSKSTGNVYGNNVHLLSEKRYENIVTLVMPSLFEGYDDSSCVLDCVNGIICHYVEGGTNIEIGLWNPKTDEHKIIPPSIIINDEPGFHGHVTVQGFGYDNMNDDYKVIHCAYYMYVYNGIFLEEPTLRIWQIYSLKDNCWKKLDLEMTKTTNINKASVAYLNGVCHWWGSEFATNGFEEQVLVSFNLSTETFQTTSIVWLQINDAHPTRSLVVLNESVTLISSFDEDSRIEMSILGEVGVKESWVKLFTFTLGPFSDLRIPTVRMGNKCDIIFFIRNDSNELASFDVITGKVIHNINIKTLMFSTWIYKESLLSFTKEIN; this is translated from the coding sequence atggCAAATCACAGCAATCAGATTTTTAATGATCTTGCATTGGAAATTCTAGCAAAATTACCTGTTAAATCTTTGAAGCGATTTAATTGTGTGCAAAAGTTTTGGCTAAATTTACTTGAAAATCCTGATTTTAAAAGCATGTACTATGAGaatttaaaatctaaatctGCTCATTCATCGCCTCTGCTTCTATGGAGAGAGTGTTCCAAAAGCACTGGAAACGTTTATGGAAATAATGTACATTTGCTTTCTGAAAAGAGATATGAAAATATAGTTACATTAGTTATGCCAAGTCTGTTTGAGGGGTATGATGATTCTAGCTGTGTTTTAGACTGTGTTAATGGCATTATATGTCACTATGTAGAAGGTGGTACTAATATAGAAATAGGACTTTGGAATCCTAAAACCGACGAACATAAAATTATTCCTCCGagtattattattaatgatGAGCCCGGCTTTCATGGTCATGTAACAGTTCAGGGTTTTGGTTATGATAATATGAATGATGACTATAAAGTGATTCATTGTGCATATTATATGTATGTTTATAATGGAATATTCTTAGAAGAGCCTACTCTAAGAATTTGGCAAATTTATAGTCTAAAAGATAATTGTTGGAAGAAGCTTGATCTTGAAATGACTAAGACGACAAATATAAATAAAGCTTCTGTAGCGTACTTGAATGGAGTATGCCATTGGTGGGGTAGCGAGTTTGCCACTAATGGATTCGAAGAACAGGTACTTGTGTCATTTAATCTTAGCACCGAAACGTTTCAAACTACATCAATTGTTTGGCTGCAAATAAATGATGCTCACCCTACGAGATCTTTGGTAGTGCTCAACGAGTCTGTTACTCTGATTTCTTCTTTTGATGAGGATAGTCGCATTGAAATGTCCATTTTGGGTGAAGTTGGTGTGAAAGAATCTTGGGTAAAACTTTTCACATTTACACTTGGACCTTTCTCCGATCTTCGTATACCAACCGTGAGAATGGGCAACAAATgtgatataatattttttatcagaAATGACAGCAATGAATTGGCTTCTTTTGATGTCATTACGGGCAAAGTAATTCACAATATTAATATCAAAACACTCATGTTTAGTACATGGATTTATAAGGAAAGCCTCCTTTCTTTCACGAAAGAAATTAATTGA
- the LOC130981106 gene encoding ribonuclease S-7-like, whose amino-acid sequence MKANIPNYFTIHGLWPQSCAEKPADHFKRSSIDTLQDGFNYYRSSLKSEKTNMELWIEKWEKHGTCSLKKFNQSEYFKQAIFITEFLDILVVFKNVGIIPHRTKTYSRIDIVNAIKKTKTHQVEPELICFQDRSEVLLREIRVYLDANLAEYISCPVNRSKGVILCKTKSNAIKIPV is encoded by the exons ATGAAGGCAAACATCCCAAACTATTTCACAATACACGGTCTTTGGCCACAATCTTGTGCTGAAAAGCCAGCGGATCATTTTAAGAGAAGTTCG ATTGATACATTGCAAGATGGATTTAACTATTATCGGTCAAGTCTAAAATCAGAAAAAACGAATATGGAGTTATGGATTGAAAAATGGGAAAAACATGGAACGTGTAGCCTTAAAAAGTTTAATCAATCTGAATATTTTAAACAGGCTATATTTATTACAGAATTTTTGGATATTCTAGTTGTATTTAAGAATGTTGGAATAATACCTCATAGAACTAAAACTTATAGTCGCATTGACATTGTTAATGCAATAAAAAAGACTAAGACTCATCAAGTTGAACCCGAACTTATTTGCTTCCAAGATCGGAGTGAAGTGTTATTGCGGGAGATTCGTGTGTACCTGGATGCTAACTTAGCCGAATATATTTCATGTCCTGTTAATAGATCCAAAGGTGTTATTTTATGCAAAACAAAGTCTAATGCTATTAAAATACCTGTGTAA